The following are from one region of the Abiotrophia defectiva ATCC 49176 genome:
- a CDS encoding ABC transporter substrate-binding protein yields the protein MQKWMKKFAALLAGLSLAGTTLPSVAAQTGDDNKVDLILDWVPNTNHTGLYVAQAKGYFKEVGVEVDIKRPPEGSTTELVGLGKAAFGIAFQDSLAKRFAGGLPVTAVAAIIEHNTSGIIAKEEAGIKDPKGLEGHKYGTWNDPIELKMMEYMTKKAGGDFSKASLVPNDGDNSIIGLANNQFDAAWVYYAWDGILAGFQKVSTTFFQIRDIAPELDFYSPVIIANNDYLKAHPDQAKKVLAAIKKGYQYAMEHPEEAADILIEAAPELKDQRDFVVASQKWLSERYASDPAKWGQFDPARWNAFYQWLYDNKLVESDLTKGQYFSNEYLGAE from the coding sequence ATGCAAAAATGGATGAAAAAATTCGCGGCCCTGCTTGCCGGCCTATCTTTGGCTGGGACCACACTACCAAGCGTAGCCGCTCAAACAGGTGATGACAACAAGGTAGACCTGATTCTAGACTGGGTACCTAACACCAACCATACCGGGCTTTACGTCGCCCAAGCCAAGGGCTACTTCAAGGAAGTGGGCGTGGAAGTCGACATCAAACGGCCACCAGAAGGCTCAACCACTGAATTAGTGGGGTTAGGTAAGGCGGCCTTCGGAATTGCCTTCCAAGATTCTTTGGCTAAGCGATTTGCGGGTGGCTTGCCAGTAACGGCGGTAGCGGCTATTATTGAACACAACACGTCCGGTATTATTGCTAAGGAAGAAGCCGGCATCAAGGATCCTAAGGGCTTAGAAGGCCACAAGTACGGCACTTGGAATGACCCAATTGAGTTGAAGATGATGGAATACATGACTAAGAAGGCCGGCGGGGACTTCTCCAAGGCTAGCCTAGTGCCAAATGACGGCGACAATTCCATTATCGGTTTGGCTAATAACCAATTCGATGCAGCCTGGGTTTACTATGCCTGGGACGGGATTTTGGCAGGCTTCCAGAAGGTGTCCACCACCTTCTTCCAAATTCGGGACATCGCGCCAGAATTGGACTTCTACTCACCAGTTATTATTGCCAACAACGATTACCTCAAAGCCCACCCAGATCAAGCTAAGAAGGTCTTGGCAGCCATCAAGAAGGGCTACCAATATGCTATGGAACATCCAGAAGAAGCGGCCGACATTCTGATTGAAGCGGCCCCAGAATTGAAGGACCAACGTGATTTCGTCGTGGCTTCCCAAAAATGGTTGAGCGAGCGTTACGCTAGCGATCCAGCCAAATGGGGCCAGTTCGATCCAGCTCGTTGGAATGCCTTCTATCAATGGCTCTACGACAACAAACTGGTCGAAAGCGACCTAACTAAGGGCCAATACTTTAGCAATGAATATTTAGGAGCGGAGTAA
- a CDS encoding CBS domain-containing protein codes for MYVKNYMSTDLVTITPDTTVIKALDLMRQHDIHRLPVVVKGQLVGLLTESVIAKNSPSTATSLSVHELNYLLNKTTAADIMIRRVITTSPDALLEQAASEMRNMDVGVLVVMDHAQLVGIITDKDIFEAFIDINGYYTPGTRFVVEVVDDKAGILEDIGETTAKHNWSITQMNVYHLDDKTNVVVHVDTQDSEEVARVFQEKGYKVSGVFVKPE; via the coding sequence ATGTACGTTAAAAACTATATGTCAACCGACTTGGTGACCATCACGCCAGATACCACTGTCATTAAGGCGCTGGACTTGATGCGCCAACACGACATTCACCGTTTGCCAGTCGTAGTCAAAGGCCAATTGGTAGGGCTCTTAACAGAGTCTGTCATTGCCAAGAACTCACCTTCTACCGCGACCAGCCTGAGCGTGCATGAACTCAACTACTTGCTCAACAAGACGACTGCGGCAGACATTATGATTCGTCGCGTCATTACCACCAGCCCAGATGCCCTCTTGGAACAAGCCGCTTCCGAGATGCGCAATATGGACGTCGGTGTCCTGGTTGTCATGGACCACGCTCAATTAGTGGGGATTATCACTGACAAGGACATCTTCGAAGCCTTCATTGACATCAATGGCTACTACACCCCAGGGACTCGTTTCGTGGTAGAAGTAGTCGATGACAAGGCAGGGATTCTAGAGGACATCGGTGAGACAACTGCTAAGCATAACTGGAGCATCACCCAAATGAACGTCTACCACTTGGACGACAAGACCAATGTGGTGGTTCACGTGGATACTCAAGATTCTGAGGAAGTCGCGCGCGTCTTCCAAGAAAAAGGCTACAAAGTGTCTGGTGTCTTCGTGAAGCCGGAATAA
- a CDS encoding aminopeptidase P family protein: MQAERLEALVQGLKAAGIAQQLVTDPSSIAYLIGYETQPGERLLLLKVAADGRHQLYLNQLFPLASGLEHDIEVMTYRDGEPVISWLAQSLAPGKTGIDKVWPSHFLLDLMTVRQDLQPVNAAYLVDDLRAIKSPEEQELMQEASALNDQATLALINLVADGLPESEMVSELAGIYQRLGCQGFSFEPIIAYGANGADPHHETNDDRPQPGDSVVIDIGSSYKGYCSDMTRTVFYGEPDEESRRVYETVRQAQEAAIKAVRPGVTLASIDRAARQVIEEAGYGEYFTHRTGHFIGREVHEAGDVSEFNQAQAQVGQIFSIEPGIYLQGKVGVRIEDLVLVTETGCQVLNQVSKDLIVVEPHLKF, from the coding sequence ATGCAAGCTGAACGATTAGAAGCCCTAGTTCAGGGCCTCAAGGCAGCAGGGATTGCCCAACAATTAGTGACGGATCCGTCAAGTATTGCTTATTTGATTGGCTATGAGACCCAGCCGGGAGAGCGGCTCTTACTGCTCAAGGTAGCAGCTGACGGTCGTCATCAACTCTATCTCAACCAACTATTCCCGCTAGCGAGTGGCTTGGAGCACGACATAGAAGTGATGACCTACCGTGATGGGGAGCCAGTTATCAGTTGGTTGGCCCAAAGTCTGGCGCCCGGTAAAACGGGGATTGATAAGGTTTGGCCAAGTCATTTTCTCTTGGATCTGATGACGGTCCGCCAAGATTTGCAGCCTGTGAATGCTGCTTATTTGGTGGATGACCTGCGGGCCATCAAGTCACCTGAGGAGCAAGAACTCATGCAAGAGGCTTCTGCCCTTAATGATCAGGCCACCCTAGCCCTCATTAACTTGGTGGCGGATGGCTTGCCAGAATCTGAAATGGTTAGCGAATTGGCTGGCATCTATCAGCGTTTGGGTTGCCAAGGTTTCTCCTTCGAACCCATTATTGCCTACGGGGCCAATGGGGCGGATCCCCACCACGAAACTAATGACGACCGCCCTCAACCGGGTGATTCAGTGGTAATTGACATCGGCTCTTCTTACAAGGGCTACTGTTCGGATATGACCCGGACCGTCTTCTACGGGGAGCCGGATGAGGAGTCGCGGCGAGTCTATGAGACCGTGCGTCAGGCCCAAGAAGCGGCCATTAAGGCAGTCCGTCCAGGTGTGACCTTGGCCAGCATTGACCGGGCAGCGCGCCAGGTCATTGAGGAGGCTGGGTACGGGGAATACTTCACCCATCGGACCGGCCACTTCATCGGGCGGGAAGTCCACGAAGCAGGGGACGTTTCCGAGTTCAACCAAGCTCAGGCCCAAGTCGGCCAAATCTTCTCTATCGAGCCAGGTATCTACCTGCAAGGCAAGGTAGGGGTGCGGATTGAAGACTTAGTCTTGGTGACAGAGACCGGTTGCCAAGTCCTCAACCAAGTCAGCAAGGACCTGATTGTAGTAGAACCACACTTGAAATTCTAA
- a CDS encoding amidase, producing the protein MPLFKQDATYYAQEVKAGRLTASQLVDWALENIQALNPSLHAVAHVQAESARAQAQAHDQLWSQLSELERQELPAFFGVPILLKDLGQLQAGEPSYAGAQLMADYVANQTSYFVERIQALGFIVVGRTNVPEFGFKNISDAQFTGAVSYPGDLTRNAGGSSGGAAAALKAGMVPIVTASDGGGSIRIPASFCGLIGLKPSRGRVPVGPDGYRGWQGASVHFALTKSVRDTWTLLEGLQVEQWAAPYMVPRLSPGPLTLPQRPLRIAYLLDSPLTPQVRLDVANLLRQTVERLAGMGHELVAVDFPVDVIAAARDYTTMNAVETVAMMRGFEASLGRALTPDDMEPMTWGIYQAGLPWDAADYSQLLGRWDQLAADLENFFQDYDILLTPGTNGPAPLHGSFAASAEMAQRLLNQEGLAKEARTDLIMERWQDSWAYTPWTFLQNLAGQPAIMLPLGKSSEGLPLGVQLWAGKGQERVLCQLAAAFEAAGVLETEIIE; encoded by the coding sequence ATGCCCTTATTTAAGCAAGATGCGACTTACTATGCGCAAGAAGTCAAGGCCGGTCGTTTGACGGCCAGCCAATTGGTGGACTGGGCCCTCGAAAATATCCAGGCCCTCAATCCTAGCCTACATGCAGTGGCCCATGTCCAAGCCGAGAGTGCGCGGGCCCAAGCCCAGGCGCATGACCAGCTCTGGAGTCAGTTGTCAGAGTTAGAACGTCAGGAATTACCTGCCTTCTTTGGGGTGCCTATTCTACTCAAGGACTTGGGCCAACTCCAAGCTGGTGAGCCTTCCTATGCGGGCGCCCAGCTTATGGCCGACTATGTAGCCAACCAGACTTCTTATTTCGTAGAACGCATCCAGGCTTTGGGCTTTATCGTGGTAGGCCGGACCAATGTGCCGGAATTTGGCTTTAAGAATATTAGCGATGCCCAGTTTACCGGAGCAGTCAGCTATCCTGGGGATCTAACCCGTAACGCGGGTGGGTCCAGTGGTGGGGCGGCGGCTGCGCTCAAGGCTGGTATGGTGCCAATCGTCACGGCTAGTGACGGCGGGGGTTCTATCCGGATTCCCGCCAGCTTCTGTGGCCTGATTGGCCTCAAGCCTTCCCGTGGCCGGGTGCCAGTTGGCCCAGATGGCTACCGGGGCTGGCAGGGGGCATCGGTACATTTTGCTTTAACCAAGTCGGTCCGGGATACCTGGACCTTATTGGAGGGGCTGCAGGTGGAACAGTGGGCCGCACCTTACATGGTGCCGCGCTTAAGTCCTGGGCCCCTGACCTTGCCTCAGCGTCCGCTCAGAATCGCCTATCTGCTGGATTCGCCCCTAACACCTCAAGTTCGCTTAGATGTGGCTAACTTGTTGCGCCAGACGGTAGAACGATTGGCAGGCATGGGTCATGAGCTCGTCGCAGTTGACTTCCCAGTGGATGTCATAGCGGCGGCGCGTGATTATACCACCATGAATGCTGTTGAGACGGTTGCCATGATGCGAGGATTTGAGGCTAGTCTGGGTCGTGCCTTGACGCCAGACGATATGGAGCCAATGACCTGGGGCATCTACCAGGCCGGCTTGCCTTGGGATGCTGCCGATTACAGCCAGCTGCTGGGCCGTTGGGATCAGCTAGCGGCTGATTTGGAGAATTTCTTCCAGGACTATGATATACTTTTGACGCCTGGGACCAACGGGCCGGCGCCCCTGCATGGGAGCTTTGCGGCTTCGGCGGAGATGGCTCAGCGCCTCTTGAATCAGGAGGGCTTAGCCAAAGAAGCTCGCACCGATCTCATTATGGAGCGTTGGCAGGATAGTTGGGCTTACACGCCTTGGACCTTCCTCCAGAACCTGGCTGGTCAACCGGCCATCATGTTGCCTCTGGGCAAATCGTCAGAAGGCCTTCCACTGGGTGTCCAGCTATGGGCCGGCAAGGGCCAGGAACGGGTCCTCTGCCAGTTGGCGGCTGCCTTTGAAGCAGCAGGTGTCCTAGAGACAGAAATTATCGAATAG
- a CDS encoding ABC transporter ATP-binding protein, whose translation MVIQDVNLQVAAGQTVAILGRSGVGKTTLFNLIAGILPVQSGSISLGGQPLEPGQVSYMLQKDMLFEHLTLVDNVALPLVVSGVKKSQARAEAKQLLEEFKLATWAQHYPKSLSGGMRQRAAFLRTACFKRQWVLLDEAFGALDAVTRRQLHQWFLQYKQQMGWSTLLITHDVDEALILSDKVYVMGGKPGTLQAVHDIQLDKSDFEAIGFSPEFLHYKRQLLDDLAKGVLPEDALI comes from the coding sequence ATGGTCATCCAAGATGTGAATCTTCAGGTGGCAGCGGGCCAAACCGTGGCTATCCTGGGTCGAAGCGGGGTCGGTAAGACCACCCTCTTTAATTTAATTGCCGGTATCTTGCCGGTCCAATCGGGCTCTATCAGCTTGGGGGGACAGCCTCTGGAACCCGGTCAGGTCAGCTACATGCTGCAAAAGGACATGCTTTTCGAGCACCTGACCCTAGTAGACAATGTGGCCCTGCCCCTAGTGGTGTCTGGTGTCAAGAAGTCCCAGGCCCGCGCTGAGGCCAAGCAGCTACTGGAAGAATTCAAGCTAGCGACTTGGGCCCAACACTATCCTAAGTCCCTGTCAGGGGGGATGCGCCAGCGGGCAGCCTTCCTGCGGACTGCCTGCTTCAAGCGTCAATGGGTCCTCTTGGATGAGGCCTTTGGTGCCTTGGACGCGGTGACCCGACGCCAGCTGCATCAGTGGTTCCTTCAATACAAGCAGCAGATGGGCTGGTCAACCTTGCTCATCACCCACGATGTGGATGAAGCCCTGATCTTGTCTGACAAGGTCTATGTTATGGGCGGCAAGCCAGGGACCCTGCAAGCTGTCCACGACATTCAACTGGATAAGTCAGACTTTGAAGCCATTGGCTTTAGTCCAGAATTTCTTCATTACAAACGCCAACTACTCGATGATTTAGCCAAAGGAGTGCTGCCAGAAGATGCCCTTATTTAA
- a CDS encoding ABC transporter permease — protein sequence MNLIDGLILRVMPGWVFLIESKRKWVLRILNRKETVTIKQRVHRWFESSVAWLTGLGLLALWEVTARLGMLPRFIIPAPSAVLAAIWQDAPNLWRNSRVTLIQAFIGLGIGIVLAFILAVIMDRFKWVHRALYPLLIVSQTVPTVAIAPILVLALGYEMTPKIVLVVLTTIFPIIMSILSGFAHCDQDALQLLNMMGASHWQTLRYVKIPTSLHFFFSGLKVSVSYAFVSSVVAEWLGGFEGLGVYMIQTKKAFAYDKMFAVIFLISALSLIFMGLVALIERLALPWRSSKAPHIS from the coding sequence TTGAATCTGATTGATGGACTCATCCTGCGCGTCATGCCGGGATGGGTCTTTTTGATCGAGTCCAAACGCAAGTGGGTGTTACGTATTCTCAATAGAAAGGAGACGGTAACCATTAAACAGAGAGTGCATCGCTGGTTTGAATCAAGTGTGGCTTGGCTGACAGGCTTAGGACTCCTGGCCTTATGGGAAGTGACGGCTCGACTGGGTATGCTACCGCGTTTTATCATTCCGGCTCCGTCGGCGGTTCTGGCGGCTATCTGGCAAGATGCCCCTAACCTCTGGCGCAATAGTCGGGTAACCCTAATCCAGGCCTTTATTGGGCTGGGCATTGGGATTGTCTTGGCCTTTATTCTGGCGGTCATCATGGACCGCTTCAAATGGGTCCACCGGGCCCTCTACCCACTCTTAATCGTATCTCAGACTGTGCCGACGGTGGCTATTGCGCCGATTTTGGTCTTGGCCCTGGGCTATGAGATGACGCCTAAGATTGTCTTAGTCGTCTTAACCACGATTTTTCCTATTATCATGAGTATCTTAAGTGGCTTCGCCCATTGTGACCAGGATGCCTTGCAGTTGCTGAACATGATGGGAGCCAGTCATTGGCAGACCTTGCGCTATGTTAAGATACCGACCAGCCTACATTTCTTCTTTTCCGGGCTGAAGGTCAGTGTCTCATACGCCTTCGTGAGTTCGGTTGTGGCGGAATGGCTAGGGGGATTCGAGGGTTTGGGCGTCTACATGATTCAGACCAAGAAGGCCTTCGCCTACGACAAGATGTTCGCGGTCATTTTCCTCATTTCAGCACTGAGTTTGATTTTCATGGGCCTAGTTGCCTTAATTGAACGACTAGCCTTGCCTTGGCGCTCAAGCAAGGCCCCCCATATTTCCTAA
- a CDS encoding TVP38/TMEM64 family protein: MSKLSLEKKRKLIQILTVVGLILTVTGSVFIASSPYFKEGGGFGELLKSMGIFGPLLFLLLQISQTIYPIIPGGLHNVIGDVIYGHFGGFLLNCTGMVIGSCINFFLGKRFGSSFIKAFLSDKQYDHYIAKMNDGPGFRRLLKIGFVAPIFPDDIFCMITGMSNITFKEFVKMVLLYRPASLFFFTFLSSEIIQWLFRTFLQKG, from the coding sequence ATGAGCAAGCTATCGCTCGAGAAAAAACGGAAACTGATTCAAATTCTCACTGTAGTGGGTTTGATTCTGACCGTTACGGGCTCAGTCTTTATTGCCAGTTCGCCTTATTTTAAGGAAGGCGGAGGCTTTGGAGAACTGCTTAAAAGTATGGGGATATTCGGTCCCTTACTCTTCCTCTTATTACAAATTTCCCAGACAATTTATCCCATTATTCCTGGTGGCCTACACAATGTCATTGGTGACGTGATCTATGGTCACTTTGGTGGCTTCCTGCTCAACTGTACGGGCATGGTCATCGGTTCCTGCATTAACTTCTTCCTAGGCAAACGCTTCGGATCTAGTTTCATCAAGGCCTTCTTGTCAGACAAGCAATACGACCACTATATCGCCAAAATGAATGATGGCCCAGGTTTCCGTCGCCTACTTAAAATCGGCTTCGTGGCACCCATTTTCCCAGACGATATCTTCTGTATGATTACTGGTATGTCCAACATCACCTTCAAAGAATTCGTCAAGATGGTACTGCTCTACCGGCCGGCTTCCCTCTTCTTCTTCACCTTCCTGTCCAGTGAGATCATTCAGTGGCTCTTCCGGACCTTCCTCCAGAAGGGGTGA